Part of the Pseudomonas sp. P8_241 genome is shown below.
GCGACTGAGGAGCGGCATGACAACTATAGGACGTTGAATTCATTTTTGGCGTATCTGAAAGACAACTGCAACACACCTATCCTAATCAAGGATGCTGCCAAAACGTTTAATTTTTCTTCGGATGTGCTTGAGCGTCTGACACGAGAGCTGTTCAGTCTCACGCCTAAGCAGATTTTGACCCAGCTCCGCATGGAGAGAGCCTGCACGCTGCTGGAAACGACGACTCAGAGCGTAAATGAGATTGTCGGTGACTGCGGATATGTAGACCATAGTGCATTCACACGTCAGTTCAAGGCGAGTACCCACTACACCCCTCTTCAGTATCGACATGCGGTTGCGGGTTTGCGTCGATAATGAGTGCTCCAACCTTACTAGGTTGGAGCACCTTCTAGTTAAACCTGCGCGTCAGCTACCATTTTGGTTCGCAGATAAGCGTCCAAGCCTTCCAGCCCGCTTTCATGGCCATATCCTGATTCATTGAATCCTCCGAAAGGGGTCTCTGCCTCATGTACAGACATATGGTTGATGCCCACCACGCCCGCCTCAACCGCTTGGCTGGCTCGTGCAGCAGTCGTTCCATCGCGAGTAAAGATGTACGCGGCCAATGCATATGGCAGCGCGTTCGCTCGCTGAATCACCTCTTCGAAGGTGTCGAACACGGTCAGAGGAGCGAGCGGGCCAAACGGTTCATCAACCATGATTAATGCGTCATCTGGGACGTCACGCATTACCGTTGGAGCAAAGAAGAAACCTTCGCGCTCCAGTCGGCTTCCTCCGGTGAGTACTTTGGCGCCTTTCGCTACTGCATCTGCCACCAAAGTATCCATGTTATCCAAGCGGCGTTCGGTGATCAGCGGGCCCATTACTACGCCTTGCTCCAAGCCGTTCCCAATAACCAGGCGTTTGGTACGCTCCAGAAAACCCGCTATGAATTGCTCATAGATTGAACGGTGGATAAAGAAGCGGGTAGGGGAGGTGCACACCTGCCCAGCGTTTTTGAATTTCGCTGCCACGAGTTGATCGAGAGCACGCTCCAGATTCGCGTCCTCAAATACCAATACAGGAGCGTGTCCGCCCAGTTCCATAGTGCAACGTTTCAGTGTGTCCGCAGCGAGCTTCTGCAGCGTTTTCCCTACTGGTGTGGAGCCGGTGAGTGACACTTTCTTGGGGATGGGTGAGCCAATCAGGTATTCCGAGATCGGGCCAGGGGGGCCAAATACCAGACCGATAACTCCTGCTGGAATGCCTGCGTCCTGGAAGCAACGAACGATACCCACTGCAGTACCAGGTGTTTCATTGCTTGGTTTCACGATGATGGAGCATCCCGCCGCTAGCGCGCCGGCGATCTTCAGTGCAACGTTCCCAGCGGGGAAGTTCCAAGCTGCAAACCCCAAAGCCGGCCCGACAGGTTCTTTAAGAACGCTCTGGCGAACAAGCGGGTTTCGTGCAGGAATGATTCGACCATATGCTCGTTTGCCTTCCTCGGCGTACCAGCGGATGGCATCAACACAGAACTGAACTTCACCAGCAGCTTCTTGCAACGACTTTCCGTTCTCTTGGGTGAGTACGCGGGAAATTTCTGGTTTGCGCGCTTCCAAAAGATCAGCTGCTTTGCTGAGCAGCGTCCATCGTTGGGCTGCAGTCAGCTGTTTCCATTCTTCAAACGCTCGCTGGGTAGCATTGAGAGCCCGGTCGAGGTCTTCGATGCTCGCACATGGAATGGTGGCAATTTCTTCTCCAGTGGCTGGGTTGAGCAGAGGTAGAGTTTCACCCTCGCTGCCAAGGCACCATGCTCCATCAATCAGCAATTCGATCTTTTCGTTAAACATGTGAACTCCAATGAATTTGGGTATGACGCGATGCCCGGATCAGCTTCGGTAAAACGACGCTGTTGATGGGGGAAGAGGAGTTTTGCCAGCGATGCGGTCGCTGATTTTTTCAGCAATCATCATGATCGAGGCACTGAGATTGGCTGTGACTACGCGTGGCATGATCGAGGCGTCTACAACTCGCAACTTCTGAACACCGCGCACGCGACCTTCTGAGTCAACTACAGAGTCATCATCAGAACCCATCCGGCAAGTTCCAGCGGGGTGATACGAAGTGCCGGTATTCGCGCGTATGAATGCCTCCAGATCCTTATCGGTCTGGGCGTCAGCTCCGGGTGCAAGCTCCTCTCCTCGAATTCCATCCCAGACCGGCTGCGCGATCAGCTTGCGAGCGAGGCGGATCGAATCGATCATGTCGCGCATGTCCTGTTGAGTGCTCAAATGGTTGAACACAATCAGAGGAGCGTCAGTCGGGTCTTTGGAGCGAAGAGTCACCGAGCCACGGCTTTCGGGACGAGAAAGATCAACCCAGAATTGGAATCCCGGAACGGCTACGAGCTTTCCATTGCGGACAAAGCGGGTCAGCGGTAAAAACTCGAACTGAACGTTGGGGAATTCGACGTCGTCACGGCTTCTAAGAAACGCGCCCGTCTCAAAGAAGTTGGTCGCCCCCAAGCCTTTTTTCTGCAACAGCCACTGTGCACCCATCTTCACCTTGCCAATGGGCCCAAGCTGCGAGACGAGAGAATCCTGATGGCGTGCGGCGTACTGGATGTTCACCCCAGGGTGGTTTTCCAGATTTTTGCCCACTGCAGGGAGGTGTACTTCGCTTTTGATACCAAGCTTGATGAGCTCGTCCGCGTCGCCAATGCCCGACAGCATCAGAAGCTGTGGAGAGTTAAACGCTCCCGCGCACAGAATCACTTCGCGTTTGCAACGAATTGAATGGGTTTTACCTTGATGGTCTACCTGTGCGCCAATGGCTATTTTCTTCTCGATATCAATACGGCGCACCGTAGAGTGAGTCCAGACTTCGAGGTTGGTGCGATTTTCCACTGGGTGCAGATAGCCCCTTGAGGAAGACCAGCGCACGCCGTTATATACCAGAGCCTGGGCAACATGCAGGCCCTCCTGCTTGTACCCGTTGTGGTCGTTGGTCAGCGCATATCCGGCTTGTTCACCGCAGCGCAGGAAGGTGTCGTAGAGCTTGTGCTCGGCCTTGCAGCGAGTGATCTGCATCGGGCCTTCGCCACCTCGCCATTGATCGGCGCCACCGGAGAAAGTTTCCATACGACGGAAATAGGGCAAGCAATGGGCGAAGCTCCACTCGGGGAGGCCGTTGGCAGCCCAGCCTTCGAAATCCAGCGGATTACCACGGTTGAAAATCATGGCATTGATAGACGAGCTACCACCGAGCACTTTGCCTCGCTTTTCGTCGATCAAGCGATTGTTCAGGTGCGGCTCTGGCCCGGAATCATACTGCCAGCCCAATTTCTTGCTTCCATACGCAAATGGCAAAGCTGCTGGCATATCGATGATAAGCGACTTGTCTTTTCCACCGGCTTCAATCAGCAAAACCCGTACAGACGGATCCTCGGTCAGTCGGTTAGCGACAATGCATCCAGCAGAGCCCGCGCCAATAATTATGTAATCGTATTCCACGTGAGCCTCGATCTTCATGTGACTCGGATTTGGGATAACGGCGATACTTCGATCCCGTAACCGCCTTCAGTGCTGATCATTTTATGGACTTCAGGAAATCGATCGTCTCTGGCCGTGTGGGATTGCGAATGACTTCGTCGGGAGTGCCCAGCTCATGAATGAGACCATGGCGGAAGAAGGCGACTCGATCCGAGACCTCTCGGGCAAATGCGATTTCGTGCGTTACAAGCACCATCGTCATGCCGTCTTCTGCGAGCATTCTCATCGTATCGAGTACCTCGCCCACGAGTTGAGGATCCAAGGCGGATGTGGCTTCATCGAACAGCATATAGTCGGGATTCATTGCCAGCGCACGAGCGATTGCCATGCGCTGTTGCTGGCCCCCTGAGAGTCTGGTAGGAAACACGTTAAGCTTCTCTCCCAACCCCACATGCTTGAGTTGTCGAACAGCTTCCTCCTCTGCTTCTTCACGACTTTTACCCAAAACCTTGCGTGGCGCGAGCATCACGTTTTCGAGCACCGTAAGGTGCGGAAAAGCATTCCATTGTTGAAAAACGATTCCGATTTTTCGACGCAGCAGGTTGAGGTTGGTTTTCGGGTTGTGGACATCAATGCCGTCAACCTTGATCGTGCCGGATTGAATTTTTTCCAGACCGTTGATACACATGAGGAGCGTAGATTTGCCGGAACCCGAACCACCAATGATCGAGAGCACTTCGCCTTTCTTAACATCCAGCGAAACGCCTTTGACAACTTCTAGATCCCCAAAGGATTTGCGAACTTGATGGATATTAATCATTGCTGTTCAACCTTTTTTCAACGTGAGCACCGCACCAGGCGACACCCCAACTCATGATGTAGTAGATAAGACCAACGATGCACAGCACCAACAAAGGTTCTTGTATTCGGGTAATTATCGATTGAGATGATCGCAATAGCTCATACAAGCCTAGCCAAGTTACAAGCGCTGTATCCTTCATTGCCGCCAGGGTCATATTTACCCAAGATGGAAACGCAACTCGTGCAGCAAGTGGCGCACTAATGCAACGAATTTCCTGCCAGTAAGTTAAGCCCAGTGAGCGCGCGGCACGGGTAACGTTGTATGAAACCGACTGCAGTCCGCTCCTGACGATATCTGTACAATAGGCAGTGCAATAAAGTCCCAGTGCGATACAGCCGATAGTGAAGGTTTGAAAGTGCCAGCCCAAGATGCTATTTAGCGAGTTGGCCACGACAAACTGGATTAACAATGGCACGCTTCTGAAAATATCCAGGATCCAGCCTAGTGGTAGTGTCAGTCTGGGTGCGTAATTTCGCAACCAGCCCAACACCATGCCCAAGACGGTTCCTATTAGTACCGCCCAAAATGTCAATTGTATGGTGAGCCAAGTGCCTGATAGCAATATCATCAGGTCAGAGCTTGTAAAGCTTGTGGTAAGCATGTGTCTATCCCTCGCTGGTGTTTAATAGCGGAATAAGCGCCAACCTAAAAGGCGGGCTAATCCGACCACCAACTTGCAAATGCAGTAGTACATCACGGCTGCTGTTACAAAGAGTTCAAACGTACGGAAGGTCTTGATGTTGATTTCTTGAGTTACCCCGGCGAGATCATTGTTCAGGCCTACAATAACTCCGAGGGACGTCATCAGTACGGCCCAAACCATCTGGTTAGCTATGGGGTGGAAAACAATTCGCAACAGTTGTGGTACGACGATGTGTAGATACGCTTGGGTAGCGGTAAGCCCAAGCGACCTTGCAGCTCTGACCTGAGTATCAGGTACCGCCTTCATCCCCCCTCGGAAACTTTCAGCCAGGTAGCCAGCATTGTTGAAGGTAATGCCGGCCACCAGAGCGACAAGCGATGGCACATGCAGGCCGAAGGAGCCGAGACCGAAGTACAAAATGTAGATCTGAAAAAGCGAAGGCGTATTGCGAGCAATCGATACCCAGCTCATTGCTATGCCTTTCAGGATGCGGAATGGCGATTCCCTCATAACCGTCAGCAGCAACGCAATGATGACTCCGAGTACCATTGAGATCGCAGCGATCTCAATGGTGACAAGGGCTCCGTCTAGCATAGCGGGGAGTGCTCGGCGTATCGCGCTCCATTGGATGTTGTAACTCATAACGGCCCTCGCAAATCAGATAACGGGTGACACACAATCAAAGGAGCTCGCCAGATTTGCTCGGATCCAGAACTGGGCCGCCAATCCACTTGTTCCACAACTCGGTATAACGGCCGGAGCGCGTCTGTTGATTGACGAAGAGGTTTAAGTAATTTAGGAAGCCATATTCGTCTCGTGCTACAGCCAGAGATACATAGTCGATTTGCCAAGGTGCGGCGCCAACAACTTTCAAGCCTTTAAATTTCCCAGATTTAACCGCGTCCTGAGCAACCGTATTCACAACA
Proteins encoded:
- a CDS encoding NAD-dependent succinate-semialdehyde dehydrogenase; protein product: MFNEKIELLIDGAWCLGSEGETLPLLNPATGEEIATIPCASIEDLDRALNATQRAFEEWKQLTAAQRWTLLSKAADLLEARKPEISRVLTQENGKSLQEAAGEVQFCVDAIRWYAEEGKRAYGRIIPARNPLVRQSVLKEPVGPALGFAAWNFPAGNVALKIAGALAAGCSIIVKPSNETPGTAVGIVRCFQDAGIPAGVIGLVFGPPGPISEYLIGSPIPKKVSLTGSTPVGKTLQKLAADTLKRCTMELGGHAPVLVFEDANLERALDQLVAAKFKNAGQVCTSPTRFFIHRSIYEQFIAGFLERTKRLVIGNGLEQGVVMGPLITERRLDNMDTLVADAVAKGAKVLTGGSRLEREGFFFAPTVMRDVPDDALIMVDEPFGPLAPLTVFDTFEEVIQRANALPYALAAYIFTRDGTTAARASQAVEAGVVGINHMSVHEAETPFGGFNESGYGHESGLEGLDAYLRTKMVADAQV
- a CDS encoding choline dehydrogenase, with translation MEYDYIIIGAGSAGCIVANRLTEDPSVRVLLIEAGGKDKSLIIDMPAALPFAYGSKKLGWQYDSGPEPHLNNRLIDEKRGKVLGGSSSINAMIFNRGNPLDFEGWAANGLPEWSFAHCLPYFRRMETFSGGADQWRGGEGPMQITRCKAEHKLYDTFLRCGEQAGYALTNDHNGYKQEGLHVAQALVYNGVRWSSSRGYLHPVENRTNLEVWTHSTVRRIDIEKKIAIGAQVDHQGKTHSIRCKREVILCAGAFNSPQLLMLSGIGDADELIKLGIKSEVHLPAVGKNLENHPGVNIQYAARHQDSLVSQLGPIGKVKMGAQWLLQKKGLGATNFFETGAFLRSRDDVEFPNVQFEFLPLTRFVRNGKLVAVPGFQFWVDLSRPESRGSVTLRSKDPTDAPLIVFNHLSTQQDMRDMIDSIRLARKLIAQPVWDGIRGEELAPGADAQTDKDLEAFIRANTGTSYHPAGTCRMGSDDDSVVDSEGRVRGVQKLRVVDASIMPRVVTANLSASIMMIAEKISDRIAGKTPLPPSTASFYRS
- a CDS encoding amino acid ABC transporter ATP-binding protein, translated to MINIHQVRKSFGDLEVVKGVSLDVKKGEVLSIIGGSGSGKSTLLMCINGLEKIQSGTIKVDGIDVHNPKTNLNLLRRKIGIVFQQWNAFPHLTVLENVMLAPRKVLGKSREEAEEEAVRQLKHVGLGEKLNVFPTRLSGGQQQRMAIARALAMNPDYMLFDEATSALDPQLVGEVLDTMRMLAEDGMTMVLVTHEIAFAREVSDRVAFFRHGLIHELGTPDEVIRNPTRPETIDFLKSIK
- a CDS encoding amino acid ABC transporter permease; this translates as MLTTSFTSSDLMILLSGTWLTIQLTFWAVLIGTVLGMVLGWLRNYAPRLTLPLGWILDIFRSVPLLIQFVVANSLNSILGWHFQTFTIGCIALGLYCTAYCTDIVRSGLQSVSYNVTRAARSLGLTYWQEIRCISAPLAARVAFPSWVNMTLAAMKDTALVTWLGLYELLRSSQSIITRIQEPLLVLCIVGLIYYIMSWGVAWCGAHVEKRLNSND
- a CDS encoding amino acid ABC transporter permease, which produces MSYNIQWSAIRRALPAMLDGALVTIEIAAISMVLGVIIALLLTVMRESPFRILKGIAMSWVSIARNTPSLFQIYILYFGLGSFGLHVPSLVALVAGITFNNAGYLAESFRGGMKAVPDTQVRAARSLGLTATQAYLHIVVPQLLRIVFHPIANQMVWAVLMTSLGVIVGLNNDLAGVTQEINIKTFRTFELFVTAAVMYYCICKLVVGLARLLGWRLFRY